A genomic segment from Polyangium mundeleinium encodes:
- a CDS encoding nitrilase-related carbon-nitrogen hydrolase — protein MARKVIGGLIQCSNPLNDPSASVLAIRDAMYEKHLPYIEEAGKKGVQILCLQEVFNTPYFCPSQDAKWCDTAEAVPNGPTVTRLAEYAKKYQMAMIIPVYEREQAGVYYNTAAVIDADGTYLGKYRKNHIPQTNGFWEKYFFKPGNLGYPTFQTRYAKIGVYICYDRHFPEGARLLGLNGAEIVFNPSATVAGLSQYLWKLEQPAHAVANGYYIAASNRVGTEAPWNIGKFYGTSYFCDPRGNFLAVGSEDRDELVVAEMDLDLIEEVRRTWQFYRDRRPETYEDMVKLLP, from the coding sequence ATGGCCAGGAAAGTCATCGGCGGGCTCATCCAGTGTAGCAATCCGCTCAATGATCCGAGCGCCTCGGTGCTCGCGATCCGCGACGCGATGTACGAAAAGCACCTCCCGTACATCGAGGAGGCGGGCAAGAAGGGCGTGCAGATCCTCTGCTTGCAGGAGGTCTTCAACACCCCGTATTTCTGCCCCTCGCAGGACGCGAAATGGTGCGACACGGCTGAGGCAGTCCCGAACGGCCCCACGGTCACGCGCCTCGCCGAGTACGCGAAGAAGTACCAGATGGCGATGATCATTCCCGTCTACGAGCGGGAGCAGGCCGGCGTGTATTACAACACGGCGGCCGTCATCGACGCGGACGGGACGTACCTCGGCAAATACCGGAAGAACCACATCCCGCAGACGAACGGCTTCTGGGAGAAATATTTCTTCAAGCCGGGCAACCTCGGGTATCCCACGTTCCAGACGCGGTATGCGAAGATCGGCGTCTACATCTGCTACGACCGCCATTTCCCCGAGGGCGCGCGCCTGCTCGGCCTGAACGGCGCCGAGATCGTCTTCAACCCCTCGGCGACCGTGGCCGGTTTGTCCCAATACCTCTGGAAGCTGGAGCAGCCCGCGCACGCCGTGGCGAACGGGTATTACATCGCGGCGAGTAACCGCGTCGGCACCGAGGCGCCGTGGAACATCGGCAAATTCTACGGGACCAGCTATTTCTGCGATCCGCGGGGCAATTTCCTCGCCGTCGGAAGCGAGGACCGTGACGAGCTCGTCGTCGCGGAGATGGACCTCGACCTGATCGAGGAAGTGCGGCGCACCTGGCAGTTCTATCGCGACCGCCGGCCCGAGACGTACGAGGACATGGTCAAGCTCTTGCCCTGA